Within Bactrocera oleae isolate idBacOlea1 chromosome 6, idBacOlea1, whole genome shotgun sequence, the genomic segment gcgGCACCTCCGATACCAGCTGAGCCTCCGCCACCGCCACCTCCTGCACCGCCATGTCCACTACCACCtccaccgccgccgccaccgGCACCGCCAGCACCACCACCTCCACCACCGCCGCCACCGGCACCGCCAGCACCACCAGCTCCACCGCCGCCTCCGGCACCACCAATACCGCTAGCTCCGCCAGAACCGCCtccgccaccaccaccgccagATGCACTGCTAACGGTAGCATAAGGACCCAAGACTATGTTTCCAACACTACTAACGCCACCAGTACCGCCTTCGCCACCTAATCCGCCAACTCCAATAGCACTTACAGCAGCACTTCCAGCACCTAACTCATCTACTATAATGGCACTACCAGGCCCAACTACACCGCCTAGTCCTCCGACTCCAATAACGCTACCAGCTCCAGCTGCGACACTTAGTAGCGCAGCTCCTATGGCACCACCAGCACCTACACTGCCTTCTCCACCACTTTCATCATCAGCAGAACCAAGTACGTCTACTGCAGCGCTTTCATCTTCATTTGAGCCGTCACTGGATCCAAGATTTTCAGAGCTATATGCACCGTCAGCTCCTTCATCGCCACCAACTTCTGAACTAATCACTGCTTCTGCAACTGCACCTTCAGCGCCAGCAATATTTACAGAACCAGCAACACTTGCAGGCACACCAACACTGAACAGAGCACCTGCAGAACTGACTAATGGTCCTCCAACAACACCACCAGTCAATACGCCTGGAGTTATGATATTGGTTATACCTGCGTCCTCGATGCTCGGCACATATTCGCCTTCCAAACCGGGCACTGGTTTATATTGTCCATCATCTTCTGGTCGAACCACCGTCACCACAGTTGGCACAGATAACACCAAAGGTATTTGATTCACACCCGTCAAGGGCACAATGCTGGCTCTAATTTGATTAACATACAACAAGGTAATTGCAACTAAGGAAATAACctgttaaattatattaaatattaatataacttCTGCatttatttgagaaaaatatcTCACCGTAGCCGTCCTCATCTTGGCTTTCTATTCAATTGATTTGCTCCGCACAAAATCTGCATCCGTTGACTTGAACTGAGTTGAGCACTATAACACAAAGACTAACTGATCTCGCCGCTTTTATATCAGAAAGCTctatttaagaaatataattgatttatgCATATGAGGGAAAATTAAACTAGACTAGACAATAATTTTCTGCAATCCAGTTCTTTATTTGCAAACAATTAAAGAACAAGTCTAGCGTGGCACGAGTTCGGGCGTTGTACCCAACGCACAGAAGAGAACAATAAGTTCGGTCGTAAATCTTGCGCTTAAgctgtaataaaatataatagcgATTGATTTGTTATCAGACATAATGACAGGGTTAGCCACAAGCCTCTTTATGTTCGAATCGGTAACTGCTTCGAGATACCACGGCGGATTTTCGGTTCCTGCGCCACTGCAACCCACTGGTTTAAGTCAGAAAACGTGCTATCAGCAAGATGTCGTACAGCTAAAGTCATATTTGAAgtagtttgaaaattttcaggCTGAATAATTCCAAAAGAAGTGACTTTAACTGACCACCATGACTCATCATATTTACAGGATATTTTTCATAAGTAACGCAGGAAGGTGCTTGAAGAAAAATATTCGTAAGAAACACAAAACATTTCATGCATTAAGCTGGGAAATTTCCGACCCATGTTGCAATAATGTTAAAACAAACTAGATTGACATTTGAAGAGAAATGTAGAAAATGTTTATCTATTTATCAGCGACGAAATAAAACAATACTTTTGACCCACCGTGTATCatcgtaacgaaaatattactttgtgaTTGTGCACTGGGTTCAGCAATAAAACActcttacaatttaaataacaaagagTCAAGTTTACTAGAGTGTGGCCTGCATTTGCATTTAATCAATGAAATGCCAGAAGTGACACCCTTGCCCGTTTCTGGTAGCATAAATTACCTTTAATTGCAGCCAGTCACCTAACATGGTGTGAATAAGTTGGCGCGTGCACAGAAGAAATCGCTAACAGCACAGCAGCAGTCCAATTAGATATGGAGCTCATTAATAATATTACAGAgcgtttatttttagtatacgAGGGTACTACTCGtggtttaaattataaaatcatatacatatgtgccgaCAAAGACTTTGCTTCTAAAGAAGGATGTTGGGCTTCGATTTGGTACATAAAAACTATTAGATAATATATTACTATTAGAGATTGGCAAATGAAAAGAGTTACTAACTGTTATATCAACATTTTGACTTTCACAGACGCGATTTCTGGTAAATAATTACACAAGCTACCCTGTTAcaccatttatatatttatcggGTTTTTTTTAACTGCAATCCCTGTCAAGATTCTTGCTTTACCTATAGATGAATTTATGGTAATGAACCAGAGCCCCGAAAAAGAGAAAAAGCAGCCTAATTTAGTAAAGGTTTCATAACTTTCAGCTTGAAGCATAAAGTAGTAGCATATCTCTATCGAAAATATCCAAACTAACTAATAAAGACAAagatttgaaaacaatttcagtaaataaaattgtaaatctCATAAAAATCTGCGTATTATTGCACCCTTATCCACTGAATTATCAAACGACTCTCTTAGctataaaatacaaacaaataaggTATTACAATATTGCGCTCAAATCACGGTTGCCTTAACACATATTAGGAAATGATTGAGATGTaactatagaaatattttataaatatatctacttCTTATCCATTTAATATGTTATAGATTGCTGACGCCCAGTAAGTAAAATGACTACCTATTTTGCGTTCAAATCAAGGCCATACAAATCTTTTTCAAAGTCAACAAAGTTTGTGAGATAAttcaagtttgccacgaagtttgtaatacccagaagcgAGAGCGCAGATTGCTTCATTGAAGAAAATTGATACTTCGTCTCGATCATACAGGAATGTGCTGGTTGTTCTAAGCCTCTACgagattttcattttattgtctTTTGAAAAGGATACTTTTTAGAGTTGATTGTTGCGCTCCAAGCTCATTAGAGTGTTTAAGAAACTCAGAGTTTAATCAGAGCAAACGAAGCATACGACGGCGACTATTAGaccaattttcttttttttttaatttttctcccaaattttaatacaaattaggGTTCCATCGCCAggactatttatttttatattattataaaccctacccttatattatataaatccaATAGTTTCtgcattattttatattttattttagttaaaaatgcTGTTAAGCACTCTGCTCGTGTTTTAAGTATTTCAGTAtagttattttgtatttttttttcggaaacTCATTTCCTCTACCACGTGACACTATCAAGCATCGATTTCAACATGTTTGTTCATTAGCAGCGACAACATCGTTGACGCTCAAAAGGCGAGCGACAATTTTTTAGTGCAACTAATATATATCTGCAAAAAATCGTGTTTTATTAAATTGCAACCAAAACTGatagacattaaaaaaaatatatatttttgcaatatttgcaCTACTTGCTgattatttgacaaattttttttgccaaacTATGCGTTTAAACAGCAATATCAGCAATTTTAGTTGTCGAGTGGAAAAATTTGTAATGAAAAAAGATtgtatgtaaatgaaaaatttattataaaactttaaattgccTTTAGGCTATTGATGCCACAATTGAGGCATAAAAATGCCATCCAATAGAAGTGCTATATTAAAAGGCATTTTAGAGTTAAATAAATTGGAATTTTTAGAtaaatgtaaaagaaaattttattattttttattttacataaatgtatgtacatgccaaatttttctaataaaaatatataaaatttaattataagaaattttaaatctatttattcaaaaaaatacaatttttttatttaaaagagttgGCAAAAAGTGGAGATCCCATATAATCATTGATAGCCACTTAAAATGACCAcacattcaaataaaaaattcatgaaattcataaaaaaaatccaaaatttattgtttgctGAAAAAAGTAACAAACAACAAAGAGGAATATTTTCgagatacaatttttatttgtatatttcacAGTGTGCCAATGCTATTAGCTGCGGCAATAGTTTCAATGCTTAGTTACTGCATTGCCCGGCGCCGGCGAGATACATATAGCAAGCTAGCAATAActcatccacacatacatataaaattccctatatattatataacaaaactGCTTGTCCAGTGTACGTGCCCATAGTGCTAACTGCACTGCCCAATGACCAATTGAGGCAAGCTTTAGTGTAGTGAATAACGGAGCAGGGATGAAGGCACGACTCCAACTtagtatatgtaggtatgaatTGAGAGACATCCtagcatatttttattacagaGCATGCCACTGTGAGTACTTCAAATTCCCTgcaattctctatttaccccaTCGCAATACACTCCTCTTTTTCATTTCACAGTGCACATATGCAGCGGAAGCTCCGCTGGGACGTATTTTTGTGCTGCTGACCAACggctaaaaaatttgaaatacgaaaacaaaaatcGCGAAAGAAATTGTCTAGCCAATTGTAGCGGTTAGTTTTTGTTTCTTTCTCCTTTTTTTTACTGGCGTATTCAATGCCTGAAtgtgactgactgactgactggctGGTGTCTGGATTTAGTGATTGCAGTGTTGCATTCAATGCACTTTCAAATTGGCTAGAATTTATATAAAGCTGATGGAAGCATGATATCGATTCACATACTAACTGAACGttagttttccaaaaaattgggtaatatttttttttttggattgcaGCGAGGttaattttaaacttccggaTGAACCAGCTACAAAGAATGATCTCTGTAGCAGAGCTTTTAGTGCTTCAAATGTATGTTGAGCTTTCACAATACTCACAAAACAGCTTTtcctgtatatatattttttttgactaTTATGgtcaaaatattaaacattattatgtcagaaaaaattaaagctttaaaactttttatattttttcgccCCTTCGAGCTTTTATTTATTCCTAGATATAAGCTTTCAtttattattgcaaaaaaataaatcagttATGGATGCCATtgttatgtttaaaatttcatgTTAGGAAAGTCTTCTAAGCTTATGGGTCCTTTTAAACGTTTTTGAGTTTTCATGATTTGTTTCAGGAGCTTTTATTCGAACATTAGTTGCTAGTAGGGCTAATAAGCTCTTTCAAATGAAACTTggagttgaaaaaatatattgaattttattatttcagtcGGTGAATAATTTTAAGCCATggtgaataattttaatttacctaAGAATGTGTGCTTTCAAGAGCTTTTGCAATATCAACTTTGTACGAGAACGTAAGTTCAGTAATTCCTTTGGTGTCAGAATTTTCTATCAACTATCATTTCTTGTAGCTTAAAATATGTCAAGAACTCTTgttccatataaatatataattgttggaaagataaaaacaatatttcgatttttaaatgTTGAAAAACGACCGACGATGGTCTGATTATTAAAAGCTtagcaataaatttttgtaaataatgaaaGATCTCAAGGATGTTTGTGATCTTGATGCTCTCAATCTAAACGGTTCTTAcgaaattttcacacaaaaccCCGGACTGAAATGTATTGAAATCACTGCCTGTTTTAAAGGACACTGAATGTCAAAACCACTTTTCAAACCATTGGCACTTTcaccaaagaaaataattctattttaatttagATATTTCTACACGACTTGAATGAGTGAGAAAATGAGAACACTCAAATGGAGACTGTGCGACATTTCCAATTATTTCTATCACCGTTGGTATCCAAATTcatttcgttttcatttttttctttttgctttctcACGCCATAATTAAGCATTTCTATGCTGcaatatttaattacatttgtcTTCCTAAAATGCTTTGACTTGGCGTTAGTTAAAGAACTCATCAAAGAGACCTTTAAAAGCCTCTACTTTTGACAAACTCTGAAAAGTGTTGCATTTTAACACCACCACAAATCCATTTGATACATTTGCTAGGTTTCTTCCCTGTTTTTTTTTCGGTCCGAACTCAAAGccaaagcaaatttaatatacacaaAAGCTGTTGGCGAAGTTCAATTGCCTGACTGGCCGCCGAAGAGGTGACCGCTTGATAGAATTGTGAGATAGAGAGAATGCTTGAGCACATTTGTTGATGAATGCACTCAAACGGTGCGAGTTGTTGGTTTCAATTTGCTTTGGAGTGATTATATGGGAGTGGGCGCTGCAAGTGATTGTTTATTTGACTGACCAGCTGATTGATTCACAGAATTACTGATTGATTGATTGAATACATTTCGAACTAACGCTCACTTTGACGAATCGGTCGAAAGGCAGTTGTGAGGAGGAGTGAGTAGCCAGATATAGTTTGGAGTGGTACAGAAGGTGCCCATCTAAAATGAAATAGATAAAACTGCTAACTTGTTAGTCGGTTGGTTGAGTTAGTTTAATTGGTTGCTTTGTGCAATGGGTGTAAATTGGCTTTACGCTTGGCTTTTTAGTTCACTcacatatatgagtatataggTTTTCAATAAGCAATTGACAACAGTATGtctatgtatatacagtatGTCTATGTATTCTGTCATTATGATGAGTTTTTCTGTGTTCGCAGCCacttctttttaataaaaaatgtctttTGGATTTTTCTTTTTGCAATTTCCTTTGAGGTATTACTGCATTTTTTAAACGTTATTTAACAAATCTAATTTAACCGGCTTCACTTTGATTACATTTGTGAAATGAATTAAATGGATTTCTTAAAAAACTCATTTCTAAAATGAATTTAGTGCAagctgttaaattttttttactaagcaTTTCACAACTAAAAGGTTCGGGCTTAGAATAGTTATAACCAAATGTTAATACTAAATAGCATATGAAAATTCAACGAGAGTTCATAAACACAAGTAAACGATATGAATAAAAGCCTTAAAAAAGGTACTTGGCATTATTTAAAATCTTTACACAGATTATTAAATGAACACTCGAAAatctttttagtatttttacgATGGTCATATTGCGCTGATCTTTATCTTGAGAACAATACCTTAATTATTAACTCTGGTTCGATGTGAGAGCAGAGAAAgggagaaaaatttaaaaaatgtcctttaaagttattaaattgATTGGCAACGAAATAGCCAATACCATTGAGTGCATCTAATATTACATTTAGAATGAGATCCAGCATATTGAGGTATCTTACTTAGTCATAAATGAGTTTTTAATGTTTAGAAAGAAGAAATGAAAGGTAAGCAACGAAAAACTGTTACTGAAGTCCGATGTTGCAGTAGCATAAGTTTATATCTCATAATATTTCCTCGAGAGCTCTTTATACCGAAAGTTTTGATCTTTAACTTAATTTGCGGCAATTTCTCTCCAGACAATCGTTATGAATATAATGAAGCCTCTGTCAGTAGTTGTGTCTAATCCACATATTATATGCCATTCCTGTTATTGTGCtgactttttatttgttgttgttggcaattGTAAGCGATTATGCTCATTTGCCTTTGTGTTTGTTGGGCAAACCCACGCATTCTTAATGCAGCAAcgttttgcttttattgcatTAGTCCGTGCGGCGGGTGGACGGGTGGCATAAGCAACAATCGGTGGCAAGCGCAGAGTAAAGAGAATCAGAAAGGAGCAAAGGAGCAACGGAACTGCAGGAATTCGTGTCGTAAATGGCAATTGTAATAGCAGTTGGCAGGCAATTGGCAGTAGTCATCAGCATTTTTGTTATTCAAAATTCATGAACTAAACGTCGCTTAGAAGCAGTtcgcgcgcgtgtgtgtgtgtgctgagcAAAACATGCAAAGCAGACACAACATTTTAGTGGCGGCATGCGATTATCCTTGCAATTGTAAGCTATTGTGGCTGGTTAGCGAAATGTGCGCGGCAATATAATGGTTGCATAAGTGAGTGGCCACATGAGCACACGCTTCGCCTGTGTCGCTCTGTCCATTTACAGTGCGCGCGTGTCTGCCGCTTTTCGCTTGACTATAAGCTCGCAAGTGTTTTGGCCAACGAGCCGCATCGTTTAAGCTTTAACCGTATGAATATGCAAAAGCCTGCTTGTCTGCCACCACTTGCTGCTGCACTTGCCACTTCATTATTATTGCgtgtgttgttattattattattggtatTATGAAGTGGTTGCGCGAATGGTGTACGTGCCTTCCAAAATACGCTAAAATGGCAAAATAATGCGGAGACTACCAGTTTCGAAAGTAATGCCATAAAAGCTTTTGTGGCGACAGCTGATAATCGTTTCcgcaaactatttttatttcggAATTTCAATAAGTGTCTGAAAATGATTGTGAATTGAGGCGAAAAACATATATTGCTGCTGCTATTGCCTTTTTTTAGCATTGAAAAGATTTTGAATAAGATTTCTGAGGAAATTTGTTGTGATTCGAT encodes:
- the LOC106625639 gene encoding uncharacterized protein, coding for MRTATVISLVAITLLYVNQIRASIVPLTGVNQIPLVLSVPTVVTVVRPEDDGQYKPVPGLEGEYVPSIEDAGITNIITPGVLTGGVVGGPLVSSAGALFSVGVPASVAGSVNIAGAEGAVAEAVISSEVGGDEGADGAYSSENLGSSDGSNEDESAAVDVLGSADDESGGEGSVGAGGAIGAALLSVAAGAGSVIGVGGLGGVVGPGSAIIVDELGAGSAAVSAIGVGGLGGEGGTGGVSSVGNIVLGPYATVSSASGGGGGGGGSGGASGIGGAGGGGGAGGAGGAGGGGGGGGGAGGAGGGGGGGGSGHGGAGGGGGGGSAGIGGAAGGGGGGGGAGAATGIDGRAGSSGVSGADAWGGGVGGAGGLGAPAVPWLRVH